Sequence from the Vicia villosa cultivar HV-30 ecotype Madison, WI unplaced genomic scaffold, Vvil1.0 ctg.000987F_1_1, whole genome shotgun sequence genome:
ccatagaattctcaagatgtcaagactttcgtcgatcaaaagaaaataagatgaaaagataagaatgaaaacataaattgatctagtctttatcaagaatccatagaattctcaagatattaagactttcatcgatcaaatgaaaaataagatgaaaataagaatgaaaacataaaagataatcaactcacactatcattaatatcattcatccattttggtggattaggtcatttcaaacctatcaacaccctagatccaatgatattaatgaagtggaggaagtaggaagccaaaacaagcataaaaaaggcaaaaaaaacacattctgccagcaggaaatcgatttacctctgtaggaaatcgatttcctgagtgcggagttcaaattttgaaaaaaaataaggtggaaatcgatttcctacagagggaaatcgatttcctgcacacagcattcaaaaaatcagcattaggaggcataaaacttgacttaagcaaacatacaaacaccttatgatcacacatcaattggagcacgaattttccatcaattcaccatcaaataggaccaatatagcatcaaagatgcatcacacataagcacaaaagaatcacattatgatggatgaataaagatgaagaaaattaccaaatcttgaacaaaacttagatctacttcaagaatcaccaacacaaatcttgatctctcaacaattgaagaaaaaagagtgaaatagatggtggtttagctcaaagtttgtgaggttcaagatgtgactcacaaactttatgaaaaaacaaagagctttggtgaatttggtagggatgaggagagaaattgcaaggggttttttggctctcaaagcttgagaaaatgagagagtagtgggctctatttataggatgagagcaagagtagtggtagtttggtctttttgcatttggtaattaacttgtgtttaattggtgattaaagtggtaattaaatgataaaaagtggtaaaatggggtttaagtgggtttaatgaagagaattattttgatgaggtggaaaattggtacaatgatcaaataaaaaaggtgccaaaatgatgtcaagcttccttccttatattttttgaatttcgccttaaggaaatcgatttccccaggagtgaaatcgatttcactctgttccagaagagaatttggcgcaaaatacactagggaaatcgatttacccaggagggaaatcgatttcatgctgtccagaatgtgattttgttgaagattgctgcagggaaatcgatttacccagtagggaaatcgatttcatcagtcaaaaatttgaaaaatgccttgtttattgcatgtcttggcttggtacctacaaaacaaaagcctacaaagaaacaaagcaatgtttttggtatttgggttagtataatatgcatacaaggtaaacaatcattggtgcttgatggtcccttttattgatgaggtgagtgcaacaccataaacaaaacttccaagtgaagctcttgattagtgattgggatatgaatgatataggatcttagggtcaaaaattggggtatgacagttatgaGAGAGGAGGAAATTACAAAGAAAGAATGCATCTGAAAGCAATAATTTCTCATAAGGCATTTATAGTATTAAAATAAATGTCCTTTTAGGCTGAGATATGTACCAAATGGTATCGGTTGGAAGATGTGTGCGATGCACAATCATAAACTATCTAAGGATTTGAAAGACCATGACATATTGGACCGTCTAAAATATACTGAAAGACAGATTGAGAATGACATGACAAAGTACAATATGGCTCCAAGGTACATAGTTGCTTCTTTGAAAGACAAAGATTGAGAAAACCTCAGGAGTGTTACCCAGGTGTATAAAACTAGAGCTACACAATCTGAGCAAGAGAAGTTGATTGTCAGAAATGCAGATGTTGTTGAGTCTTATTCATAGAGAGAAATACATGTGTTGGACTAGAAATAGGGAAGACTCAAATGTTGCTACATGTGTTGGACTAGAAATAGGGAAGACTCAAATGTTGCTGATATCTTTTAGACACATCCTAATTCAGTGAAGTTGTTGAATATATTTCATTTGGTGTTGATTTTTTATTGCAAATACAATACAAATAGGTAATGACCACCACTGCTTATTGAAAAATGCAGATTTTGATTTATCAGTTTTTTTATTATGTGCATTGTGATCATACAGGTACCGGATACCACTGTTTGAGATTGTTGGTGTTACGTCAACAAAGTTGACATTTTCGGTTGACTTTGCCTATTTGGAACGTGAAATGGAGGAGAATTTAAAATGGGCACTCAAAGATTTGTTCTCTTCAAAGAAATTGCTACCGAAGGTTGTGGTGACAAACCGAGAACTTGCGTTGATGAATGCCATACAATTTGTGTTCCCAGATTTAACTCATATGTTGTGTTCGTTCCATATTTCAAAAAACTTTAGTATGAAATGTAAAGAGTAtgttaaatcagaaaggcaagaACATGTTATGGATCCATAAAACAACATCATGTATTCAAATAGAGAAACTGAGTCTGTCGAACACTTCAAGCACTTTGAGACGGTTTTTGTTGATATTCATTTATTTGTTAAGTATGTGAATGAAACACAGTTGaaaccttttaaagaaaggtttgttGCTGCTTGGAATAACAGAGTCACTCATTTAGGGAATACAATAACAAACAGGTACACAAAACATTGAAGAGCGTGAGGTCAGTTTTGAAGAAAGTGGTACACAATTGAATTTAGAAGCAGAGTGTGAAGAGTTGAAGACATATTTCAATACTTTGGATATTGTAGGCCATAGGGTGTTGAAGAACAGGGTTGAGAAACTAACACATCCATTTACATCTTCTATGTGTCCATCGCCAATGAAGTGCAAGTAAAAAATGGGAGTTAAGAAGAGTAGAAAAAGTCAAGAGAGTGATGTGCGTCATGATTCTAGCTAGCGGGAATATGCTAAGGGCTCGTAGGGGAGTTAGACTACAAAGAGGTCATGAACAAAACCAACTGGAAGTCAACTATCAAGTATGTCGATTGGAAGTCAACCGTCCACCGAATCTTCAAGACATGTTTACATATCCCAGTTTCTTGATTTCTTACATCCATACATTGATGACATTATTGATGTTGATACATGTGAAATTTGTGATTTTCGTGCTATTGCATCTTTACTTGGATAGGGCGAAGAGTTGTGCATGGCCTTTGATTCGAACGCAGTTAGATACTCAATTTCATCGACTCACTCAATTGTTTTCTAAATTGTTTTATGACACGTTAGAAATGTGTTACGAGTAGACCAATTGAATGTGCATGGTATGGATAAATGAAGCATAATTTCTGATATGAATTACCCTATTGTTTCAAGATACAATGTCGTATGTCTCCGTTTCCAAAAGACTTAACATCAAATTTTTTTCCTCTTGCCTTAACTCCACACATGTTTACGAGCATGCATaaaattattgttgttgattttgtcaaCAACAATCATTAGGTTCAGGTAAAGTTCAAACCTGATTGCCCATTGCCTCCCATCACTGACCGTTGGAGACAGAATTGTACTGAAGATGCAAAAGCATGGAAATCAGTATATGCGGGTCGCTTTACGCACTAGGAAGACGAAGTTAGAAAGTCATCCTTATTTATTTTGTATTCGTATATGTAACACATTTTGtgtatgtatatattttattgggtAGCTTTTTTATCGATTCAGTTATTtgagaaaaagtgataaaaaaattggaaaaggcAATCTGAATGTATACAAAAAATTccatcttttcaatttttttgttgtaaatatcagaaatttcaaaatttccgataAGATGGTGCATGTAgctgaaaattttaaatttccgaTGCTATTACATTTGTTCGATAAAATTTGTAAATTTCCGATAACTTACAATATTTTTCAACAATTCTGGTATTTACATGAGAGTATAACAGCAAAAACTCTATAAATGGGGTGTCAGATACAACCTGGGGTGGTTAGATAAATTCTCCTTATGAATCAATCAATGCCTTCAACTTTTGTTGCATTTGAGAAATCTCCAATTTCTAAATTCACCACCATAAATTGATTGTGACTATCACTTTAAATCTGTTCAATCATCTTGAAGCATCCACCACACGAGTTTTCAAACCCTTGATTGAACTAGCTTCCTCACAACATGAAAAATCTCCACCTAAAACCCTAGAGTTCTCTATCTAGGTGAAGAAATGTTCTTATTCTCTTTCAGCCTCCTCTAGGTATATGATTAAACACTTCTCAATCTTACCAATGAAACATCCAAGAACATAGGAACATATCTAAACCTCTGCATAGCAATCACTCTATACTATGGATGCAGAATAGTTTTCAACTTAACCTCACAAAGAATGAAATTTTAGAGAAAAGTGAATGGTCAATAATGAGAAAATGAATGAAGGTTATatacaaaagagattttgaaaaagtcAATTCAAACTAATTAAAACTTAACTTTTGATTAAGGTGATTTGAAACACTCAGAATGATCCGAATCGACATTTTCACCTAATTTATTTGAATTGCCTAAAGGTTGATTCGAATTATACCATTCAAAAGCACATTCAAGAACCAAGATTTACTAGGTTATTAGATTCATTATAAACATGATTTGAATATTTACTTTCAACCTGATTTAAATCGCCTTTAGGTTGATTCAAATCATATGGAAAGCGAGATATTTctataaaaccaaaccaaacaaacCACCTAGAAAACAATGATCACTATGGCATATCATGAAGTTGAGCTCCTAACCTAAACTACAAACTTCAAGAATGGAAGAGTATCTGGTGCAGTCAAGGACCATGTCGAAGATGTCATCTAACCAAGCAAAGAGATTGGACAATAAAGAAACTAATAAATAGACGACGCAGGGTAGACTCAGCCTCACGATCCTAGAGGAGAAAATGAAAACCACCATGCAACATCTATCCCTAAACTTCTTATATATTGGCATTTACCATGCAATATTCTCCAAAGCTAAAAGGATGTGGAATGCACTGATTCCATATACCTGCTTTGCCTAGAGGTGAAATGAAATTATAAGCATCATTGAAGGTTGCGATACCTAAATCAGAATGATGCCAAATTAACTCATCTTTCCTAAGAGTAGAAGGACAAGAAATAAGACTGATATTGGAGTGAAGAGAGGGCGAGCTAGAAAAGTTCCCGGAAACGACCAAAACCATGATAACTGATCAAGAAGTTCTTAACTGTAGCATGAAGGTCGCGATGTAAATTTCTGTACTTAAATCATCAACAGAAGTCATCATAAGAAGTACCAAAAATTTTCCTTTGTGTACTTTCATTCTATTTTCCCTAATCAATAACTTTGATTTGATATGAAGCTCAATAAAACAAAATGAAAGGGACATAAACCAGATAGTTCTTAACTGTACTTTCAAAGTTTAAAGTGTCTTAACTGTACTTTCAAAGTTTAAAGTGTCGTTTGACTTTCAATTTATGTGAAAAAAACGGAGCATTTAAACTGCGTCGAGTAATAGGAGCAGTAAAGTAGCTTCAACAAAAATGGCCTCGGAACACTACACAGTTTCGATAGTAGTGAAAACAGCCTTAAACAGGGTATGAAGGATCTGAAATCTGGTAGTTTACATGAAATAAAGTCAACCCCATAAGGAAATGGGGAAAGACAGAAGCTAGTACTAAGCCATTTACCTAGCCTCTAGTTCTCATAATTGTGATGCTACCTTTTCCCCCTTCAGTGCGAATCTTTGTCTTTCCAACTACAGGCTTACCGGAAAAAGCCGATTTCGGGTAAACTATAGGATCTTCCTTGATATGCTTTGATTTTGAAGGAGGTGGAGATTGTATGCGCTTATTTATTTCATTCAGAGTGACATCTCCATGGACGCTGCAGGGTTTGATGATGGCAAATGGATAGGCCACAGTAGAAGCTAACTTTGTCGGTGTTTGCATAATAGATTTTCGACCTACATATGTAAATGCAAGTCAGAGTTTTCATATCAAATGTTTTCATACCATTAACTGTTATCTGCTACCAAGTTAAAAAAGATATGAAGATTAACAAATCAAACCTTTGAAGACAATTTTTCTCGGTGTTTGATGCTGAACCACATTCTGCTCAACTGGTGGTGGTGTTAAGTTGGAGAGCCCTACAATAGCATACGATGTTTTCAATTAAGTTCAATGTAACCCAGAAGtgtaaaaaaaaagacaaaacaaaCATTAGAAGACAACAGTGAAACGCAAACAAAGTAACAAACATTAGAAGACAATAGTGAAACGCAAACAAAGTAACAAACATTAGAAGACAAATAGTGAAACGCAAACAAAGTCTCATTACCAGTAACATCAGCTTGAACATTATTTGCTGCAGAAAAATTCCTGAAAGAACATAATCATAAGATTGTTTTATATCGGTAAGTATATGCCGTAAATTTGCAGTGGTTTTTAGAAGCATACGGATTCACAGGACATATTTGCATATCCGTATCTTTGAAGCAATCTGCAAGCCACCTTTCAGCTGACTGTAAATCCTCGTAATTGGGAGCACAAGCAGTGTCTATTGCATATTACATTTTTGCAATGAACCGAAATAAGCATCCGAATTATTTATCAAAAGTCATTAAGAAAAATACAAGCAGAATCTTGTATAAGGAAAACCTGAAACGTCAGATAGCCATTGTGACACTTCCGGAAAAATATCCATATTGGAGTCGCCCGTTCCCTATATGCATAAACACAATCATACATTCACACAAAAACCTCCAGAGCAATTGTTAACTCAAACATTACAATGAAATCAATAAATTACTACTACAAACACTTGACAGAAAAATGTTAAAAAGAATTTGCATTATCATTAAGTGTGACTATCTGCAACTCACGAACATTTGAAGGTATCACAAAAGTGTCAAAATTACGGATCAACTCAAAGCAGGAGGGAATGAAAGTCACTATAGATGAAAGCTACAAACACTGACATTTAATTCCAAATATGCTGAAGACATTTGTTCATCAGTAAGGGAATGATTCCCGTTCTGATTGTTGAACTGCAGCATCCTCCGTCTCTTGGCTTGTGAACAAGTCTCCGAACATTCCACCTCTTCCTTTTGAATATCATTTGATTCTGAAATTCACcacgtttaaattaaaaattatgaaattttatccaaaaataataacaatatattCAAGTGGAACATATCGATAATAATTAGACAAGATCAAGAAAATTTCCTTCCAAAGAGACTCACCGCCATTATTGACGTTATATGCAAAATCCCCACAAGCCTTCACAGGGGTTGTTTCATCATCGAGCACGATAGGAAGATCTTCATTTCTAGGAACTTGATTCCACAGCTCTTGCGAAATGTCTGATCAAACAAATAGGGTTTGTCAAGCATCGTTTATTTAGTGTTATTAACACTAAGCTTACAATCATAAGTAGAACTTACCAAAATTTGACGACCTTTGGAGACTGTAATCGTCCTGCCTTTGCCAATTCCAAGGAGCCCTAAAAAAGAGACATCGAGAAATTTTACGTTATGGGTAAAATACTCAAAGACTCGGGTGAGAATACCAAGTTGTTATGAGAAACAAGAAAACGTAGTTACAACTATATCAGATTAAGATTAATTGCTTAGATTACACTTGTAAATAAAAAAAGGCATGTgaattcatcttcttcctcccctATGAAGCGTATTTTTCTTCCTCTCCACCGTCGCAGTAACTATCATCAAATAGGCTATTCCTAAATACCCTCCTAAATGTGTCTTTTTTCAAGGCAGGAACCAAACCCAATGCATTAAGTAACAACAGTCCATTTTTTTGGGGAAATAGCTCTCAATTTTCAAATGTTTTCGTCAGAATCTTGTCTGTATCTTTGCTATATCTTATCCGTATACACAGGAAGTCAAAAGTGGCGGATTATGTGGCAGATTCACATAAACATCTTTATTGTCGATTACCCGATCTTGAAACCTACCTTTCGATTGAAGTTCTTCCACATAGCCTTCAAATGCTGCTCCCTGTCGCAATGAGTGCGAGGGAGAGCAGCACGCAGACAGTTCATATGAGAGGAACAAATTGAGTTCGGTCACGTGcctctttaaaataaaaatataacaatcatAACCGTTAATTTTAATCCGACGATTCTAACTAcgtgttctcatttctcacaatagTCGAGGATCCGCCCCTAATCCCTAATACATTTAAAACGGATCGAAAAGGAAATTATGTCATGCAATGCAACAAAGAAAACCGCATAAAAGCCGAAGCTTTAACCAATGTGAATGAATCAAAACAGGTAACTTTCACCCAAATCAAGAATTGTAGAACACACCATAATCAAAAAATAAACATAAGCTAAACCCTTCGAAGCACAAGGACACCAACACTAACACGTCAACACCAGtaataatttgaagaaaaaaaagaataaattgaacgTAATCGCAAGTGTCAATATCACACCAGTGTCGGGGTTCAACATTACACacattttttcagaggtgtcggtgcaGTACTACAGAGGCTAAACCACATGCTTAACCATAACACAAATTACCAAACTAACAGccataaaatagaaaaagaacaAAACCATCAGATTCTAGTATATTTTTAGGGACGTTACTACTgcaattaataaaacaaataaaacaaatttctcaaaatcaacaacaaaataaaaaaggatgaaaaaaaacaaacaaaacaccaACACAAGAATCACAGTCCTTTCTCTATCCATAAAATTTGACGTAAATTGACCAATTTCAAGCCCAAAATTAAATCCACAAACagcataaaaaacaaaataaaaatcaaagcaATATACACACAAAatagagaagatgaagataaaaaaattaaCGTTAGAAAAATAGCTACAAGAAAAATCAAAGAGCAAAATTACCGGAACGGAGAAAGCACGAGAAAAACGAAAGTTCCATCGAAAGAGTGTGGTGTGTGTTTGACGAATGTAAgacccaaataaaataaaaatgaaaaacgaaaagagagaaaagaaagggTAGAGAAAAATACTTGTCTTTGTTGTTATAATCCATTTGTGGTGCAGAAAATGCGTTGATGATCAGAAATAATAACTGTCGTTACGGAGAAAACTCAAGAGTGTTTTTGCTGCTACTGCATGAGACGCATATGTGCTGCAAATTATACGCCAACAGAGAAAAACCACCCTTTACCTCTCCACTTTTATAtgtcaataaataaatattaaaataataaatattttttcttggttttattatataatttgaaccatttttaatatttaaattaaagagTTTAACTTTCATTTACCGACtgtgtaaatttttttatgatcattatcatttcatcataattAATTTTGCGGGCAATTTTACCGTGATTATGATAAAAGTGTCAGgtgttttaattaaattgtaaCGAAAGCAAGTTTGCACAGTAAAGTTTTAGTCAATATCTCAAATTGTAAGGACTGAGTCTGGATTTTGTTATTGAAATAAGGACTTTTTAGTAAATatgtataatatatttataaattttgataacaaattaaattgtaaaattttgtttaaataaaaaatatattaaattaaattatatataatttattttaatagtcATATGCATTATAAATGTTTGTCAATGTAAAATGTTTTTTCAAGAAAATGAGGTATAAACAAATTGTTTGTCAATATCAGAAGTTACTTTTTGTTGTCTAGATTATTTTTCAATAATAGTCAAAGATTGTATTTTCTAGTTacaatctatttttaaaaaaatttaattgaaatataagaaaaaaaatccaaataaccaagtttaataaataatttacaccaaaaaccatgtTTTTGGCAAAATTACGTatatgaccaggtttcagaggtggtcttcacataggagccacctcaggtggcgccaaTGCCTATTTTGCTTGAACttatgcgccacccagggtggctTCAATGTACATTTTTCTCTTTtaagccacctagggtggcgcctatgtgtatgatttttttttttgttttttttaattgtttgtatactattttttttaattttttttattatttatttataaaattgtt
This genomic interval carries:
- the LOC131632694 gene encoding protein XRI1-like isoform X2 encodes the protein MDYNNKDKAPWNWQRQDDYSLQRSSNFDISQELWNQVPRNEDLPIVLDDETTPVKACGDFAYNVNNGESNDIQKEEVECSETCSQAKRRRMLQFNNQNGNHSLTDEQMSSAYLELNGTGDSNMDIFPEVSQWLSDVSDTACAPNYEDLQSAERWLADCFKDTDMQICPVNPNFSAANNVQADVTGLSNLTPPPVEQNVVQHQTPRKIVFKGRKSIMQTPTKLASTVAYPFAIIKPCSVHGDVTLNEINKRIQSPPPSKSKHIKEDPIVYPKSAFSGKPVVGKTKIRTEGGKGSITIMRTRG
- the LOC131632694 gene encoding protein XRI1-like isoform X1; translated protein: MNSHAFFYLQVAPWNWQRQDDYSLQRSSNFDISQELWNQVPRNEDLPIVLDDETTPVKACGDFAYNVNNGESNDIQKEEVECSETCSQAKRRRMLQFNNQNGNHSLTDEQMSSAYLELNGTGDSNMDIFPEVSQWLSDVSDTACAPNYEDLQSAERWLADCFKDTDMQICPVNPNFSAANNVQADVTGLSNLTPPPVEQNVVQHQTPRKIVFKGRKSIMQTPTKLASTVAYPFAIIKPCSVHGDVTLNEINKRIQSPPPSKSKHIKEDPIVYPKSAFSGKPVVGKTKIRTEGGKGSITIMRTRG